A stretch of the Argentina anserina chromosome 6, drPotAnse1.1, whole genome shotgun sequence genome encodes the following:
- the LOC126797733 gene encoding DEAD-box ATP-dependent RNA helicase 38-like — MAETDSATAATTSPPVDTPSADSATTAPPPPAKPEIKRWADEEDDPPEEPEKSEAPSTSETPELEVAALKITENKFLDDPEDSNIKAVTEGDTPYTSASSFEDLNLSEAVLKGLYVEMGFKKPSKIQAITLPMILTPPHKDLVAQAHNGSGKTTCFVLGMLSRVDPSLKAPQALCICPTRELAIQNMEVLNKMGKYTGITAECAVPSDRDRNAPSPNFRAPVSSQIVIGTPGTIKRWMSVKKLGVSRVKILVFDEADHMLDEDGFQDDSLRIKRDTEKVSPNCQVLLFSATFNDRVTNFVSRVVKRGSNQLFVKKEELSLEGVKQYKVYCPDELSKIEVIKTKIFDLGEKLGQRIIFVRTKNSARMLYQELSKDGYAVTAIQGALNVEERDKIIKEFKEGLTQVLISTDVLARGFDQQQVNCVVNYDLPVKYTPGPRSQPLEPDYEVYLHRIGRAGRFGRKGAIFNLICDDNDELVMSKVEQYFGIQVPEVQNTDEAFEEALKTAGLL; from the exons ATGGCCGAGACCGACTCCGCTACCGCCGCCACTACGTCGCCGCCAGTTGACACTCCCTCCGCCGACTCTGCCACCACTGCTCCTCCCCCGCCCGCCAAGCCCGAGATTAAACGCTGGGCCGACGAGGAGGATGATCCGCCGGAGGAGCCTGAGAAATCCGAAGCTCCGTCTACTTCAGAGACGCCGGAGCTCGAAGTCGCCGCACTGAAGATCACCGAGAACAAGTTCCTCGACGATCCGGAAGACTCCAATATCAAAGCC GTGACGGAGGGCGATACGCCGTACACGTCGGCGAGTAGTTTCGAAGACCTGAACCTATCGGAGGCGGTGCTCAAGGGTTTGTATGTAGAGATGGGCTTTAAGAAACCAAGTAAAATCCAGGCCATCACTTTGCCTATGATTTTGACTCCGCCGCACAAAGATCTGGTTGCTCAGGCCCACAATGGCTCCGGCAAGACGACCTGTTTCGTGCTTGGGATGCTCAGCCGTGTTGATCCCAGCTTGAAAGCTCCCCAGGCTCTCTGCATTTGTCCCACTAGAGAGTTGGCTATTCAG AATATGGAGGTTCTTAATAAAATGGGGAAATACACTGGGATAACTGCAGAGTGTGCTGTCCCTTCCGATAGGGACAGGAATGCACCTTCGCCTAATTTCCGTGCCCCGGTATCGTCTCAAATTGTGATTGGAACTCCTGGTACTATCAAGAGATGGATGTCGGTGAAGAAGCTGGGCGTGAGCCGCGTGAAGATCCTTGTTTTCGATGAGGCTGATCACATGCTGGACGAG GATGGCTTCCAAGATGATTCTTTAAGGATAAAGAGGGACACAGAGAAAGTTAGCCCCAACTGCCAG GTTCTTCTGTTTTCAGCAACATTTAATGATAGAGTCACAAATTTTGTCTCAAGGGTTGTGAAACGTGGTAGCAATCAACTTTTTGTCAAGAAAGAAGAGCTATCTTTGGAGGGTGTTAAGCAGTACAAGGTGTACTGTCCTGATGAACTGAGCAAGATTGAGGTtatcaaaaccaaaattttTGACCTGGGAGAAAAATTAGGACAGAGGATTATATTTGTTCGGACAAAAAATAGTGCAAGAATGTTGTATCAAGAACTTTCCAAAGATGGTTATGCGGTTACTGCTATTCAAGGTGCACTCAACGTCGAGGAAAGAGACAAAATTATCAAAGAGTTTAAAGAGGGTTTAACCCAAGTTCTCATTTCAACTGATGTACTTGCCAGAGGCTTTGACCAACAACAG GTTAATTGTGTTGTCAATTATGATCTTCCGGTCAAATATACACCTGGTCCCCGGTCGCAACCTTTAGAACCTGATTATGAGGTGTACCTGCATAGAATTGGCAGGGCAGGGCGTTTTGGCCGCAAGG GAGCTATATTTAACTTGATTTGCGATGATAATGATGAGTTGGTCATGTCAAAAGTTGAGCAGTATTTTGGCATCCAAGTACCAGAG gttcAGAATACAGATGAGGCTTTTGAAGAGGCTCTTAAAACGGCTGGCCTACTGTAA
- the LOC126796833 gene encoding NAC domain-containing protein 48-like produces MDGDNKEMRAMYFNQAVTDEYFRSLPPGYRFNPTDQELIIYYLNRKILNQPLPLNRIHDLNIYQYQPQQLSDMYEKIREDGWYFFSTRDRKYQNGTRPNRAAHGGCGCWKATGSGVNITDESGKKIGHKRVLEYKKGRHPNYIKTEWKMHEYTINKDEKEAIPLPKKKKKGEGNMKLDVVLCKIYLNTRGNGDTNSDGAITPTENSDQGIMITDAGTSHVREISVLQQKAVLVQPLDSSTIYSQQPQVHSNTTGGFNCLNHISGSSAIPENCFYSSTSMSNEVYESTNCTPYDGGSMANRASGSVYQWGSSFTQFHHQNSKYNMYSEQMPSSSCSPEIWTQSEPENHEIPPLDDSTYVSLPAHHHVTEYGAIIANNNDEAEMMPVKHVNKVDDVDDYGLQFLSFPDEVQEDNPKTD; encoded by the exons ATGGACGGAGACAATAAAGAGATGAGGGCTATGTACTTCAACCAGGCAGTTACTGATGAATATTTTCGCTCTCTTCCACCTGGTTATCGTTTCAACCCTACTGATCAAGAGCTGATCATATATTACTTAAATCGAAAGATATTGAATCAGCCGCTGCCCCTGAACAGGATTCATGACTTGAATATTTACCAATATCAACCCCAACAGCTTTCCG ATATGTACGAAAAAATTAGAGAAGATGGCTGGTATTTTTTTAGTACAAGGGACCGAAAGTACCAGAATGGTACTCGGCCAAATCGTGCAGCTCATGGTGGATGTGGATGTTGGAAGGCAACCGGAAGTGGTGTAAATATCACTGATGaaagtggtaaaaaaattGGACACAAAAGAGTACTAGAATATAAGAAAGGGAGACATCCAAACTACATAAAAACAGAATGGAAAATGCATGAGTATACAATCAATAAGGATGAGAAGGAAGCCATCCCTCttccaaagaagaagaaaaaaggtgAAGGTAATATGAAG ttggatgttgttctatgcaaaATATATTTGAATACAAGAGGCAATGGTGATACAAATAGCGACGGTGCAATAACCCCTACAGAAAATTCTGATCAAGGAATTATGATTACAGATGCTGGTACATCTCATGTCAGAGAAATATCAGTACTTCAGCAAAAAGCTGTTCTAGTTCAACCTCTTGATTCATCAACGATATACAGTCAGCAACCACAAGTCCATAGTAATACCACTGGAGGATTCAACTGTTTGAATCACATATCCGGTTCTTCCGCAATACCTGAAAATTGTTTTTATTCATCAACTTCTATGAGCAACGAAGTTTATGAATCTACAAATTGTACCCCTTATGATGGCGGGTCTATGGCAAATAGAGCTTCCGGCTCCGTGTATCAGTGGGGATCCAGCTTCACTCAATTCCATCATCAAAATTCCAAGTACAACATGTACTCGGAGCAGATGCCTTCATCTTCATGTTCGCCAGAGATTTGGACACAGTCGGAGCCTGAAAACCATGAGATACCTCCACTAGATGATTCAACTTATGTGTCATTACCTGCTCATCATCATGTCACAGAATATGGGGCTATTATTGCCAATAATAATGACGAAGCTGAGATGATGCCCGTTAAGCATGTCAATAAGGTCGACGATGTTGATGATTATGGACTACAGTTTCTTAGCTTTCCAGATGAAGTTCAAGAAGATAATCCCAAAACAGACTAA
- the LOC126796834 gene encoding protein PELOTA 1-like, whose translation MVKILPEDTDDVWFVYDLISRGDVIIATTTRNVKEYSSRVRLSLGISVTTVEYHKDCLCVHGTTLTSQYIKKGSFHTVYIEINKEFEIYREVWDKASVEKLLLGSKNVAGADLAVVLLQPTGFTQVFLVGLRQTKLCAKVESRSNPHKYFENIFRAFVKHVDLSVVRLKVKSVENNKQRIVVFNTRNKGKDGSIRLNEVLHDSIVMNLIKDTKAVMEIKAYKDFSDLLTTDLDRVCYGAKNVKMAHELKAIETLLITDDLYESVESATRYKSVEFVESVKKAGGKAFVFSSKHVSGEELANLTGIAAILRFPLPYLDEIVS comes from the exons ATGGTCAAGATCCTCCCCGAAGACACCGATGACGTATGGTTCGTCTACGACCTCATCTCCCGTGGCGATGTCATCATCGCCACCACCACCCGCAATGTCAAGGAGTACAGCTCTCGCGTCAGGCTCAGCCTTGGAATCTCGGTCACCACCGTCGAATACCACAAGGACTGCCTGTGCGTGCACGGCACAACCCTCACCAGCCAGTACATCAAGAAGGGTTCGTTCCACACAGTTTATATCGAGATCAACAAAGAGTTTGAAATTTACAGGGAGGTCTGGGACAAAGCATCGGTCGAGAAACTGCTGCTAGGGTCCAAAAACGTTGCCGGAGCCGACCTCGCCGTGGTTCTGCTGCAGCCAACTGGGTTCACACAAGTGTTCTTGGTAGGTCTCAGACAGACCAAGCTATGTGCCAAGGTCGAGAGTCGCTCCAACCCTCACAAGTACTTCGAGAATATTTTCCGGGCTTTCGTGAAGCACGTCGACCTGAGCGTCGTACG GTTGAAGGTGAAGTCAGTGGAGAACAACAAGCAACGCATTGTCGTTTTCAACACGAGGAACAAAGGGAAAGACGGCAGCATTAGACTCAATGAGGTTTTGCATGACAGTATTGTGATGAACTTGATCAAGGACACCAAAGCTGTGATGGAGATCAAGGCTTATAAGGACTTTTCGGATTTGCTAACGACGGATTTGGATCGAGTATGTTATGGTGCCAAGAATGTGAAGATGGCGCATGAGTTAAAAGCCATTGAAACGCTCCTGATTACCGATGATCTGTATGAGAGTGTGGAAAGTGCGACGAGATATAAGtctgtggagtttgtggaGTCGGTGAAGAAGGCAGGAGGGAAGGCATTTGTGTTTTCGTCGAAGCATGTATCTGGAGAGGAGCTAGCTAATCTGACCGGCATTGCGGCAATTTTGAGGTTTCCACTGCCTTATCTAGATGAAATTGTTTCTTAG